The following proteins are encoded in a genomic region of Chryseobacterium culicis:
- a CDS encoding iron-containing alcohol dehydrogenase encodes MLNFEFKNPTKILFGKGEIAKISNEIPKDARILMIYGGGSIKNNGVYDQVKAALKDHEVYEFGGVPANPEYEVLINALSFIKEKNITYLLAVGGGSVIDGTKFISAAAHYDGEPWDILRKSVRTFEGQGMPFGSILTLPATGSEMNSGYVISRRETNEKLSSGGPGLFPQFSVLDPEVIRSIPKNQIVNGITDAYTHVLEQYMTAPSSADLQERIAESILISLQETAPKVLADDFNYDAAGNFMWCCTMALNGLIQKGVITDWAVHAMGHELTAYFGIDHARTLAIIAPSHYRYNFEDKKGKLAQYAERVWGIKDGSVEEKAELGIKKMEEFFHSLHIKTKLSEYTEDFKGTAEKVEKAFTDRNWLGLGEYKKLTPQDAYKIVEMSY; translated from the coding sequence ATGCTTAATTTCGAGTTTAAAAACCCAACAAAGATACTTTTCGGGAAAGGCGAAATCGCTAAAATTTCCAACGAAATTCCTAAAGACGCAAGAATATTAATGATTTATGGTGGCGGAAGCATCAAAAACAATGGTGTTTATGACCAGGTAAAAGCGGCCTTGAAAGATCATGAAGTGTATGAATTTGGCGGAGTTCCTGCCAACCCTGAATACGAAGTTTTAATCAATGCTCTGAGCTTTATCAAAGAAAAAAACATTACTTACCTTCTTGCTGTAGGTGGTGGATCTGTAATTGACGGAACGAAGTTTATCTCTGCAGCAGCTCATTATGACGGTGAACCATGGGATATTCTGAGAAAGTCGGTAAGAACATTTGAAGGTCAGGGAATGCCTTTCGGAAGTATTTTAACACTGCCGGCAACGGGTTCAGAAATGAATTCCGGTTACGTAATCTCCAGAAGGGAAACCAATGAAAAATTATCTTCAGGAGGACCTGGACTTTTTCCTCAGTTTTCTGTATTGGATCCGGAAGTTATCCGATCTATCCCAAAAAATCAGATCGTGAACGGAATTACTGATGCCTATACCCATGTTTTGGAACAATATATGACTGCTCCTTCTTCTGCTGACCTTCAGGAAAGAATTGCAGAAAGCATTCTGATCAGTCTTCAGGAAACCGCTCCAAAAGTATTGGCCGATGATTTCAATTATGATGCTGCCGGAAACTTTATGTGGTGCTGTACCATGGCTCTGAACGGACTGATCCAGAAAGGAGTCATTACTGACTGGGCAGTACATGCTATGGGACATGAACTGACTGCTTATTTCGGTATTGATCACGCAAGAACACTGGCTATTATTGCGCCTTCTCATTACCGTTACAACTTTGAAGATAAAAAAGGCAAACTGGCTCAGTACGCTGAAAGAGTTTGGGGAATCAAAGACGGAAGTGTAGAAGAAAAAGCTGAACTGGGAATCAAAAAAATGGAAGAATTTTTCCACAGCCTTCATATCAAAACCAAACTTTCTGAATATACAGAAGACTTCAAAGGAACTGCTGAAAAAGTTGAAAAAGCCTTTACAGACAGAAACTGGTTAGGTCTTGGAGAATACAAAAAACTGACTCCACAGGATGCTTATAAAATTGTAGAAATGAGCTACTAA